The Terriglobales bacterium sequence CGATGCGGATGTGGTCCCCCGCCAGCCCCACCACCCGCTTGATGTAGCTCTTGGCCGGGTCCCGCGGATAGCGGAACACCACCACGTCGCCCCGCTCGATCGGCTCCAGCCGGTACACGAACTTGTTGATGAAGATCCGCTCCTGGTCTTCCAGCCCGGGCAGCATGCTGGTGCCCTCCACCTTCACCGGCTGGTAGAGGAACATGATGATGAACACCGAGATGGCGACCGAGATCACCAGGTCGCGCATCCAGGCGTGCAGCAACGAAATGAATCGCCGCCGCTCCGGTGTTTGCGGGGAATCCGTCACGACCGTCATTATATCCGGAGTCTTAGATGCTC is a genomic window containing:
- the lepB gene encoding signal peptidase I, with the protein product MTVVTDSPQTPERRRFISLLHAWMRDLVISVAISVFIIMFLYQPVKVEGTSMLPGLEDQERIFINKFVYRLEPIERGDVVVFRYPRDPAKSYIKRVVGLAGDHIRIVAGRVFLNGKPIDERYVPRDFYDARSYPEVMVPPHAYFVLGDHRSMSNDSREFGPVDEQFIYGKAVFVYWPVDKLGVLR